In Halococcus salifodinae DSM 8989, a single window of DNA contains:
- a CDS encoding DUF2249 domain-containing protein gives MSIEPTIDGNQELDVRTIDGEPFTDIMAALKELDEEETLVLINSFEPEPLYTVLEQRGFVYETTHTGDDEWRVSITHD, from the coding sequence ATGAGTATCGAACCGACCATCGACGGAAATCAAGAGCTCGACGTCCGAACGATTGACGGCGAACCGTTTACTGACATCATGGCAGCACTCAAAGAGCTCGATGAGGAAGAGACGCTCGTTCTCATCAATAGCTTCGAGCCTGAACCGCTCTACACCGTTCTCGAACAACGTGGCTTCGTCTACGAGACGACACATACTGGAGACGACGAGTGGCGCGTGTCGATCACCCACGACTGA
- a CDS encoding DUF2249 domain-containing protein, which produces MSEQTLDLRDIPAPERHPKIHDAFADLDSGETLTLINDHDPKPLFYEMQAEVPEFDAEGYEVEERGENEFVATLPKK; this is translated from the coding sequence ATGTCAGAACAGACGCTTGATCTCCGCGATATCCCGGCACCGGAGCGCCATCCGAAAATCCACGACGCGTTCGCGGACCTAGATAGTGGCGAAACACTGACGTTGATCAATGATCACGACCCGAAACCGCTGTTCTACGAGATGCAGGCTGAAGTCCCTGAATTCGACGCGGAAGGGTACGAGGTCGAAGAACGCGGTGAGAACGAGTTCGTTGCCACCCTTCCAAAGAAGTGA
- a CDS encoding DUF2249 domain-containing protein, producing MPAVEEYVMDTEAPSDRARETMDARELPPPQPLQNTLERLVELDDETVLVQLNDRAPQHLYPKLTDRGYEYETIETELGVVTVIWNPDPQRD from the coding sequence ATGCCCGCTGTCGAAGAGTACGTGATGGACACTGAAGCGCCATCAGACCGAGCGCGAGAGACCATGGACGCCCGCGAGCTCCCGCCGCCACAACCGCTCCAGAACACCCTCGAACGCCTCGTTGAGCTGGATGATGAAACCGTGTTGGTGCAATTGAACGACCGTGCTCCACAACACCTGTATCCGAAACTCACCGATCGTGGATACGAGTACGAAACGATCGAGACGGAACTCGGTGTCGTTACTGTCATCTGGAACCCGGATCCGCAGCGCGATTGA
- a CDS encoding CGCGG family putative rSAM-modified RiPP protein: MASVSHNDAEPITDRMHDNSWSANLEKPRHEDDRALVIKQATDAIDHTKSGNHVNLVTHGNHGHPREYLFEALADEYGGDIEWSYIEQCGCGGHVTRVHV; the protein is encoded by the coding sequence ATGGCGAGCGTCTCCCACAACGATGCCGAACCGATTACCGATCGTATGCATGACAATTCGTGGTCGGCGAACCTCGAAAAACCTCGTCACGAAGATGATAGAGCGCTGGTTATCAAGCAGGCTACCGACGCGATCGATCACACGAAATCAGGCAACCACGTGAATCTCGTCACGCACGGGAATCACGGCCATCCACGAGAGTACCTCTTCGAAGCGCTCGCCGACGAGTACGGCGGCGATATCGAGTGGAGCTACATCGAACAGTGTGGCTGCGGTGGCCACGTCACCCGCGTCCACGTCTAA